The following proteins come from a genomic window of Miscanthus floridulus cultivar M001 chromosome 2, ASM1932011v1, whole genome shotgun sequence:
- the LOC136539744 gene encoding uncharacterized protein, whose amino-acid sequence MAHAAAAAAVPLRRPLLFLKEARLLSSLAAPLPGLRHPRAFRPAGRPLPSDAQDTDDPDAGGGAGAAVSFKKSRNELKREARRAVKWGMDLANFSPPQIKRILSAASLEREVFDALMLVKKFGPDVREGKRRQFNYIGRLLRNAQPELMDTLIQASKDGDESKLHTLLSEGTLLVEEEEVENLPDEEEDNQEYMKIADRWFDGLLCKDISVTNEVYSVHSVEFDRQELRKLVKRAHMVQESTHNKDGEDSNVKLSGAKKPLMRFLRSLAKEAYAA is encoded by the exons ATGGCGCAcgcggcagccgccgccgccgtgccgctACGTCGTCCGCTCCTCTTCCTCAAGGAGGCCCGCCTCCTGTCCTCACTCGCGGCCCCCTTACCTGGCCTCCGCCACCCGCGCGCCTTCCGTCCCGCAGGCCGCCCCTTGCCCTCCGATGCCCAGGACACCGACGATCCagacgccggcggcggcgccggcgccgccgtgtCCTTCAAGAAGAGCCGCAACGAGCTGAAGCGGGAGGCCCGCCGCGCCGTGAAGTGGGGAATGGACCTCGCCAACTTCTCCCCGCCTCAGATCAAGCGCATCCTCAGTGCCGCGTCGTTGGAGCGCGAGGTGTTCGATGCGCTCATGCTCGTGAAG AAATTTGGGCCGGATGTGCGGGAAGGAAAGAGGAGACAGTTCAACTACATCG GAAGACTTCTGCGCAATGCACAACCAGAATTGATGGATACTCTAATACAAGCTTCCAAGGATGGAGATGAGAGCAAGTTACATACCTTACTTAGTGAAGGTACATTGTTGGTGGAAGAGGAGGAAGTGGAGAACCTAcctgatgaagaagag GACAATCAAGAGTATATGAAAATTGCAGATAGATGGTTTGATGGCCTCCTTTGCAAAGACATTTCGGTTACTAATGAAGTTTACTCTGTCCATAGTGTTGAATTCGATCGTCAG gaactgcgaaagcttGTGAAGAGAGCTCACATGGTCCAAGAAAGCACACACAATAAAGATGGGGAAGATTCTAATGTGAAGCTTTCTGGAGCAAAGAAACCACTTATGAGGTTCCTTCGTTCCCTAGCAAAGGAGGCTTATGCTGCATAG
- the LOC136539746 gene encoding uncharacterized protein C630.12-like isoform X4 produces the protein MQSATRLTLLLCAAWAAALLYGEMGAYWASYLACSWPSSSSSSSSPPNNHVKVAVVADPQLMDSTSLGLPSSSVALQAAEFYTDLNMRRSFQSTILPFKPDVVLFLGDHFDGGPYMSDEEWQESLFRFKHIFSLNEQRTKPQIPVYYLSGNHDIGYSAFHSVHPEVLSRYEKEFGSRNYQYSAGKVDFVVVDAQTLDGAKKSKERSSSWEFIKTLSPGNASNPKVLLTHIPLYRPDNSPCGPHRSSPIINQRVSYAALDQGITYQNYLTKETSDLLLSLLKPVLVLSGHDHDQCTVVHSTPFGPVTEHTLGTISWQQGNLYPSFMLLSAGPKVSQNSTDLEHEVVTNLCFLPKQTHIYVWYICQFVVTILLLVFWPTNGLSSLPYMNTFVSFMRSVGAELLSRTKEKDDEEDGEYDMIFDAEGSMHLVKKVVAKTPSASSDSRPTGRGSVVARATAGKHQLEPDSSSIHVDMGSEMTSEDGGKLVRGSKSRVRKVLQRLFRVIQSIVVIAALNVPLYMMLLFKDWIDR, from the exons ATGCAGAGCGCCACGCGGCTGACGTTGCTGCTGTGCGCGGCGTGGGCGGCCGCGCTGCTGTACGGCGAGATGGGCGCTTACTGGGCCTCCTACCTCGCATGCTCGTggccctcgtcgtcgtcgtcctcctcctcgccgccg AATAACCATGTAAAGGTTGCTGTTGTTGCTGACCCACAG CTTATGGACAGCACCTCTCTTGGTCTTCCATCAAGCTCAGTTGCTCTCCAAGCTGCTGAGTTTTACACGGATTTGAACATGAGAAGGTCCTTCCAGTCTACCATACTGCCATTCAAACCTGATGTGGTCTTATTTCTTGGTGATCACTTTGATGGAGGCCCTTACATGTCCGATGAAGA GTGGCAGGAATCATTGTTTCGATTTAAACATATATTCAGCCTGAATGAACAAAGAACAAAGCCACAGATCCCTGTTTACTACCTTTCAGGAAATCATGATATTGGTTACTCAGCATTTCATTCAGTTCATCCTGAG GTGCTCAGTCGGTATGAAAAAGAATTTGGATCAAGAAATTATCAATATTCTGCTGGGAAGGTggactttgttgttgttgatgccCAAACGCTTGATG GAGCTAAAAAAAGCAAAGAAAGGTCCTCCTCTTGGGAGTTCATTAAAACTCTATCTCCAG GTAATGCATCGAACCCAAAGGTTCTACTAACGCATATTCCACTATACCGACCTGATAACTCTCCTTGTGGCCCACATCGTTCTTCACCTATTATAAATCAG AGGGTATCTTATGCTGCCTTAGACCAAGGAATCAC CTACCAAAATTATCTAACTAAAGAGACTTCTGACCTTTTGCTAAGCTTGTTGAAGCCG GTCCTTGTGCTCTCAGGCCATGATCATGACCAATGCACAGTCGTCCACTCTACTCCTTTTGGGCCAGTTACAGAG CACACGCTGGGGACAATAAGTTGGCAGCAAGGAAATCTCTATCCTTCTTTTATGCTGCTATCTGCTGGACCCAAGGTGTCACAAAATTCAACTGATCTGGAACATGAGGTTGTGACAAACCTTTGTTTTCTGCCTAAACAAACCCATATTTATGTCTG GTATATCTGCCAGTTTGTAGTGACCATCCTTCTCCTAGTATTTTGGCCAACAAATGGTCTCAGTTCTCTTCCATACATGAACACATTCGTGAGCTTCATGAGGTCGGTGGGTGCTGAACTGCTTTCAAGAACCAAGGAAAAAGATGATGAGGAAGATGGTGAATATGATATGATTTTTGATGCGGAAGGGTCCATGCACCTCGTTAAAAAGGTAGTGGCAAAGACCCCAAGTGCTAGCTCAGACTCCAGACCTACAGGGCG TGGAAGTGTTGTTGCAAGGGCAACAGCAGGAAAACACCAATTGGAGCCTGATTCCTCATCTATTCATGTCGACATGGGTTCTGAGATGACATCAGAAGATGGAGGGAAGTTGGTCCGTGGTAGCAAATCGAGAGTAAGGAAGGTACTCCAACGGCTGTTCCGTGTCATTCAGTCGATTGTTGTCATTGCTGCTCTGAATGTCCCCCTGTACATGATGCTTCTGTTCAAGGATTGGATTGATCGTTGA
- the LOC136539746 gene encoding uncharacterized protein C630.12-like isoform X2: protein MQSATRLTLLLCAAWAAALLYGEMGAYWASYLACSWPSSSSSSSSPPNNHVKVAVVADPQLMDSTSLGLPSSSVALQAAEFYTDLNMRRSFQSTILPFKPDVVLFLGDHFDGGPYMSDEEWQESLFRFKHIFSLNEQRTKPQIPVYYLSGNHDIGYSAFHSVHPEVLSRYEKEFGSRNYQYSAGKVDFVVVDAQTLDGAKKSKERSSSWEFIKTLSPGNASNPKVLLTHIPLYRPDNSPCGPHRSSPIINQRVSYAALDQGITLVSSDVFSVKSLLINGHTSSKTIVGKAIWTDIRQPFCCSYQNYLTKETSDLLLSLLKPVLVLSGHDHDQCTVVHSTPFGPVTEHTLGTISWQQGNLYPSFMLLSAGPKVSQNSTDLEHEVVTNLCFLPKQTHIYVWYICQFVVTILLLVFWPTNGLSSLPYMNTFVSFMRSVGAELLSRTKEKDDEEDGEYDMIFDAEGSMHLVKKVVAKTPSASSDSRPTGRGSVVARATAGKHQLEPDSSSIHVDMGSEMTSEDGGKLVRGSKSRVRKVLQRLFRVIQSIVVIAALNVPLYMMLLFKDWIDR, encoded by the exons ATGCAGAGCGCCACGCGGCTGACGTTGCTGCTGTGCGCGGCGTGGGCGGCCGCGCTGCTGTACGGCGAGATGGGCGCTTACTGGGCCTCCTACCTCGCATGCTCGTggccctcgtcgtcgtcgtcctcctcctcgccgccg AATAACCATGTAAAGGTTGCTGTTGTTGCTGACCCACAG CTTATGGACAGCACCTCTCTTGGTCTTCCATCAAGCTCAGTTGCTCTCCAAGCTGCTGAGTTTTACACGGATTTGAACATGAGAAGGTCCTTCCAGTCTACCATACTGCCATTCAAACCTGATGTGGTCTTATTTCTTGGTGATCACTTTGATGGAGGCCCTTACATGTCCGATGAAGA GTGGCAGGAATCATTGTTTCGATTTAAACATATATTCAGCCTGAATGAACAAAGAACAAAGCCACAGATCCCTGTTTACTACCTTTCAGGAAATCATGATATTGGTTACTCAGCATTTCATTCAGTTCATCCTGAG GTGCTCAGTCGGTATGAAAAAGAATTTGGATCAAGAAATTATCAATATTCTGCTGGGAAGGTggactttgttgttgttgatgccCAAACGCTTGATG GAGCTAAAAAAAGCAAAGAAAGGTCCTCCTCTTGGGAGTTCATTAAAACTCTATCTCCAG GTAATGCATCGAACCCAAAGGTTCTACTAACGCATATTCCACTATACCGACCTGATAACTCTCCTTGTGGCCCACATCGTTCTTCACCTATTATAAATCAG AGGGTATCTTATGCTGCCTTAGACCAAGGAATCAC tCTGGTTTCCTCCGATGTATTTTCTGTAAAGTCACTTCTGATCAATGGTCATACCAGTTCAAAAACCATTGTTGGCAAAGCCATATGGACTGACATAAGGCAACCGTTTTGTTGCAGCTACCAAAATTATCTAACTAAAGAGACTTCTGACCTTTTGCTAAGCTTGTTGAAGCCG GTCCTTGTGCTCTCAGGCCATGATCATGACCAATGCACAGTCGTCCACTCTACTCCTTTTGGGCCAGTTACAGAG CACACGCTGGGGACAATAAGTTGGCAGCAAGGAAATCTCTATCCTTCTTTTATGCTGCTATCTGCTGGACCCAAGGTGTCACAAAATTCAACTGATCTGGAACATGAGGTTGTGACAAACCTTTGTTTTCTGCCTAAACAAACCCATATTTATGTCTG GTATATCTGCCAGTTTGTAGTGACCATCCTTCTCCTAGTATTTTGGCCAACAAATGGTCTCAGTTCTCTTCCATACATGAACACATTCGTGAGCTTCATGAGGTCGGTGGGTGCTGAACTGCTTTCAAGAACCAAGGAAAAAGATGATGAGGAAGATGGTGAATATGATATGATTTTTGATGCGGAAGGGTCCATGCACCTCGTTAAAAAGGTAGTGGCAAAGACCCCAAGTGCTAGCTCAGACTCCAGACCTACAGGGCG TGGAAGTGTTGTTGCAAGGGCAACAGCAGGAAAACACCAATTGGAGCCTGATTCCTCATCTATTCATGTCGACATGGGTTCTGAGATGACATCAGAAGATGGAGGGAAGTTGGTCCGTGGTAGCAAATCGAGAGTAAGGAAGGTACTCCAACGGCTGTTCCGTGTCATTCAGTCGATTGTTGTCATTGCTGCTCTGAATGTCCCCCTGTACATGATGCTTCTGTTCAAGGATTGGATTGATCGTTGA
- the LOC136539746 gene encoding uncharacterized protein C630.12-like isoform X3 — MQSATRLTLLLCAAWAAALLYGEMGAYWASYLACSWPSSSSSSSSPPNNHVKVAVVADPQLMDSTSLGLPSSSVALQAAEFYTDLNMRRSFQSTILPFKPDVVLFLGDHFDGGPYMSDEEWQESLFRFKHIFSLNEQRTKPQIPVYYLSGNHDIGYSAFHSVHPEVLSRYEKEFGSRNYQYSAGKVDFVVVDAQTLDAGAKKSKERSSSWEFIKTLSPGNASNPKVLLTHIPLYRPDNSPCGPHRSSPIINQRVSYAALDQGITYQNYLTKETSDLLLSLLKPVLVLSGHDHDQCTVVHSTPFGPVTEHTLGTISWQQGNLYPSFMLLSAGPKVSQNSTDLEHEVVTNLCFLPKQTHIYVWYICQFVVTILLLVFWPTNGLSSLPYMNTFVSFMRSVGAELLSRTKEKDDEEDGEYDMIFDAEGSMHLVKKVVAKTPSASSDSRPTGRGSVVARATAGKHQLEPDSSSIHVDMGSEMTSEDGGKLVRGSKSRVRKVLQRLFRVIQSIVVIAALNVPLYMMLLFKDWIDR; from the exons ATGCAGAGCGCCACGCGGCTGACGTTGCTGCTGTGCGCGGCGTGGGCGGCCGCGCTGCTGTACGGCGAGATGGGCGCTTACTGGGCCTCCTACCTCGCATGCTCGTggccctcgtcgtcgtcgtcctcctcctcgccgccg AATAACCATGTAAAGGTTGCTGTTGTTGCTGACCCACAG CTTATGGACAGCACCTCTCTTGGTCTTCCATCAAGCTCAGTTGCTCTCCAAGCTGCTGAGTTTTACACGGATTTGAACATGAGAAGGTCCTTCCAGTCTACCATACTGCCATTCAAACCTGATGTGGTCTTATTTCTTGGTGATCACTTTGATGGAGGCCCTTACATGTCCGATGAAGA GTGGCAGGAATCATTGTTTCGATTTAAACATATATTCAGCCTGAATGAACAAAGAACAAAGCCACAGATCCCTGTTTACTACCTTTCAGGAAATCATGATATTGGTTACTCAGCATTTCATTCAGTTCATCCTGAG GTGCTCAGTCGGTATGAAAAAGAATTTGGATCAAGAAATTATCAATATTCTGCTGGGAAGGTggactttgttgttgttgatgccCAAACGCTTGATG CAGGAGCTAAAAAAAGCAAAGAAAGGTCCTCCTCTTGGGAGTTCATTAAAACTCTATCTCCAG GTAATGCATCGAACCCAAAGGTTCTACTAACGCATATTCCACTATACCGACCTGATAACTCTCCTTGTGGCCCACATCGTTCTTCACCTATTATAAATCAG AGGGTATCTTATGCTGCCTTAGACCAAGGAATCAC CTACCAAAATTATCTAACTAAAGAGACTTCTGACCTTTTGCTAAGCTTGTTGAAGCCG GTCCTTGTGCTCTCAGGCCATGATCATGACCAATGCACAGTCGTCCACTCTACTCCTTTTGGGCCAGTTACAGAG CACACGCTGGGGACAATAAGTTGGCAGCAAGGAAATCTCTATCCTTCTTTTATGCTGCTATCTGCTGGACCCAAGGTGTCACAAAATTCAACTGATCTGGAACATGAGGTTGTGACAAACCTTTGTTTTCTGCCTAAACAAACCCATATTTATGTCTG GTATATCTGCCAGTTTGTAGTGACCATCCTTCTCCTAGTATTTTGGCCAACAAATGGTCTCAGTTCTCTTCCATACATGAACACATTCGTGAGCTTCATGAGGTCGGTGGGTGCTGAACTGCTTTCAAGAACCAAGGAAAAAGATGATGAGGAAGATGGTGAATATGATATGATTTTTGATGCGGAAGGGTCCATGCACCTCGTTAAAAAGGTAGTGGCAAAGACCCCAAGTGCTAGCTCAGACTCCAGACCTACAGGGCG TGGAAGTGTTGTTGCAAGGGCAACAGCAGGAAAACACCAATTGGAGCCTGATTCCTCATCTATTCATGTCGACATGGGTTCTGAGATGACATCAGAAGATGGAGGGAAGTTGGTCCGTGGTAGCAAATCGAGAGTAAGGAAGGTACTCCAACGGCTGTTCCGTGTCATTCAGTCGATTGTTGTCATTGCTGCTCTGAATGTCCCCCTGTACATGATGCTTCTGTTCAAGGATTGGATTGATCGTTGA
- the LOC136539746 gene encoding uncharacterized protein C630.12-like isoform X1: MQSATRLTLLLCAAWAAALLYGEMGAYWASYLACSWPSSSSSSSSPPNNHVKVAVVADPQLMDSTSLGLPSSSVALQAAEFYTDLNMRRSFQSTILPFKPDVVLFLGDHFDGGPYMSDEEWQESLFRFKHIFSLNEQRTKPQIPVYYLSGNHDIGYSAFHSVHPEVLSRYEKEFGSRNYQYSAGKVDFVVVDAQTLDAGAKKSKERSSSWEFIKTLSPGNASNPKVLLTHIPLYRPDNSPCGPHRSSPIINQRVSYAALDQGITLVSSDVFSVKSLLINGHTSSKTIVGKAIWTDIRQPFCCSYQNYLTKETSDLLLSLLKPVLVLSGHDHDQCTVVHSTPFGPVTEHTLGTISWQQGNLYPSFMLLSAGPKVSQNSTDLEHEVVTNLCFLPKQTHIYVWYICQFVVTILLLVFWPTNGLSSLPYMNTFVSFMRSVGAELLSRTKEKDDEEDGEYDMIFDAEGSMHLVKKVVAKTPSASSDSRPTGRGSVVARATAGKHQLEPDSSSIHVDMGSEMTSEDGGKLVRGSKSRVRKVLQRLFRVIQSIVVIAALNVPLYMMLLFKDWIDR; the protein is encoded by the exons ATGCAGAGCGCCACGCGGCTGACGTTGCTGCTGTGCGCGGCGTGGGCGGCCGCGCTGCTGTACGGCGAGATGGGCGCTTACTGGGCCTCCTACCTCGCATGCTCGTggccctcgtcgtcgtcgtcctcctcctcgccgccg AATAACCATGTAAAGGTTGCTGTTGTTGCTGACCCACAG CTTATGGACAGCACCTCTCTTGGTCTTCCATCAAGCTCAGTTGCTCTCCAAGCTGCTGAGTTTTACACGGATTTGAACATGAGAAGGTCCTTCCAGTCTACCATACTGCCATTCAAACCTGATGTGGTCTTATTTCTTGGTGATCACTTTGATGGAGGCCCTTACATGTCCGATGAAGA GTGGCAGGAATCATTGTTTCGATTTAAACATATATTCAGCCTGAATGAACAAAGAACAAAGCCACAGATCCCTGTTTACTACCTTTCAGGAAATCATGATATTGGTTACTCAGCATTTCATTCAGTTCATCCTGAG GTGCTCAGTCGGTATGAAAAAGAATTTGGATCAAGAAATTATCAATATTCTGCTGGGAAGGTggactttgttgttgttgatgccCAAACGCTTGATG CAGGAGCTAAAAAAAGCAAAGAAAGGTCCTCCTCTTGGGAGTTCATTAAAACTCTATCTCCAG GTAATGCATCGAACCCAAAGGTTCTACTAACGCATATTCCACTATACCGACCTGATAACTCTCCTTGTGGCCCACATCGTTCTTCACCTATTATAAATCAG AGGGTATCTTATGCTGCCTTAGACCAAGGAATCAC tCTGGTTTCCTCCGATGTATTTTCTGTAAAGTCACTTCTGATCAATGGTCATACCAGTTCAAAAACCATTGTTGGCAAAGCCATATGGACTGACATAAGGCAACCGTTTTGTTGCAGCTACCAAAATTATCTAACTAAAGAGACTTCTGACCTTTTGCTAAGCTTGTTGAAGCCG GTCCTTGTGCTCTCAGGCCATGATCATGACCAATGCACAGTCGTCCACTCTACTCCTTTTGGGCCAGTTACAGAG CACACGCTGGGGACAATAAGTTGGCAGCAAGGAAATCTCTATCCTTCTTTTATGCTGCTATCTGCTGGACCCAAGGTGTCACAAAATTCAACTGATCTGGAACATGAGGTTGTGACAAACCTTTGTTTTCTGCCTAAACAAACCCATATTTATGTCTG GTATATCTGCCAGTTTGTAGTGACCATCCTTCTCCTAGTATTTTGGCCAACAAATGGTCTCAGTTCTCTTCCATACATGAACACATTCGTGAGCTTCATGAGGTCGGTGGGTGCTGAACTGCTTTCAAGAACCAAGGAAAAAGATGATGAGGAAGATGGTGAATATGATATGATTTTTGATGCGGAAGGGTCCATGCACCTCGTTAAAAAGGTAGTGGCAAAGACCCCAAGTGCTAGCTCAGACTCCAGACCTACAGGGCG TGGAAGTGTTGTTGCAAGGGCAACAGCAGGAAAACACCAATTGGAGCCTGATTCCTCATCTATTCATGTCGACATGGGTTCTGAGATGACATCAGAAGATGGAGGGAAGTTGGTCCGTGGTAGCAAATCGAGAGTAAGGAAGGTACTCCAACGGCTGTTCCGTGTCATTCAGTCGATTGTTGTCATTGCTGCTCTGAATGTCCCCCTGTACATGATGCTTCTGTTCAAGGATTGGATTGATCGTTGA